The following proteins are encoded in a genomic region of Candidatus Zixiibacteriota bacterium:
- a CDS encoding CRTAC1 family protein — MTRRKRQVYIYSAVTIGLTALAVYLVMSRTRGPASGKQSVQGVTQALLRHLPENCPTVQFTDVSDSSGVVFRHFDAVRSTMLPEDMGSGAAWSDYDNDGDLDLYVVNLAGPITWSPARIAESRGNALYANNGDGSFTNVAKAAGVDHKGRDMGAFWGDYDGDGDLDLYVTSYGPNVLYSNNGDGSFSDVTSEARVGDNSFSTGAAWGDYDLDGYLDLYVSNYVEFRPEDTSVKESSMQYQATVPFTLNPSSYTAQANRLYHNLGNGSFEEVAEAAGVDNLTGRSLSVTWCDFNDDRRPDLYIANDVSANGMFQNVGNGTFADIGASSWAADYRGAMGLAIGDFDLDLDLDIFLTHWIAQENGLYSNMRTEFEDMDADSLRFRDIADGVGLGEIALNKVGWGTDFFDYDNDGLLDLLVINGSTFENPENTRELIPMKSMLFWNRANKGYFNVAQVAGESLNRKIVGRGAAFADYDDDGDVDVYVVVHGGVGMLLRNDGGNDNHWLKVQTIGRAPNTRAIGAKLRLVSGGVSQLREIGAGSSYISQNSLEAEFGLGTSTLIDSLVVTWPSGLTQVMTRLDADQTVVVTEGSH; from the coding sequence ACCTGCCTCAGGCAAACAATCTGTCCAGGGCGTAACCCAGGCATTGTTGCGCCACCTACCCGAAAACTGTCCGACCGTGCAATTCACCGATGTATCGGATTCATCCGGAGTTGTCTTTCGACATTTCGATGCCGTCCGTTCCACTATGCTGCCGGAGGATATGGGTTCCGGCGCTGCCTGGTCGGACTACGACAACGACGGCGACCTTGATCTGTACGTTGTCAACCTGGCCGGTCCCATTACCTGGTCGCCGGCCCGGATCGCCGAATCGAGAGGTAATGCTCTGTACGCCAATAACGGCGACGGCAGCTTCACCAATGTGGCCAAAGCAGCCGGCGTGGATCACAAAGGCAGAGACATGGGGGCGTTCTGGGGCGACTACGATGGCGACGGCGACCTCGATCTGTACGTGACATCCTATGGACCGAACGTGCTGTACTCAAACAACGGCGACGGAAGCTTTAGCGATGTGACATCCGAAGCGCGAGTGGGTGACAACAGCTTCTCCACCGGCGCGGCCTGGGGTGACTATGATCTTGACGGATACCTTGATCTTTACGTGAGTAACTATGTCGAATTCCGACCCGAAGATACCTCGGTGAAAGAATCTTCGATGCAGTACCAGGCGACGGTTCCCTTCACTCTTAATCCATCGTCCTATACAGCGCAAGCCAACAGGCTGTACCACAACCTCGGCAATGGAAGTTTCGAAGAGGTAGCCGAAGCGGCGGGCGTGGACAATCTGACCGGACGCTCACTGAGTGTGACCTGGTGCGACTTCAACGACGACCGCCGGCCCGATCTGTATATCGCTAACGATGTCTCGGCCAACGGCATGTTTCAGAATGTCGGCAATGGCACTTTCGCCGACATAGGGGCATCATCGTGGGCGGCCGACTATAGGGGGGCAATGGGTCTCGCTATTGGTGATTTCGATCTCGATCTTGATCTCGATATATTCCTGACCCACTGGATCGCCCAGGAAAACGGTCTCTACAGCAACATGCGAACCGAGTTTGAGGACATGGACGCAGATTCGTTACGTTTTCGCGATATCGCCGACGGTGTCGGTCTTGGCGAGATTGCTCTCAACAAGGTGGGTTGGGGCACCGATTTCTTCGATTATGACAACGACGGCTTGCTCGACCTGCTGGTGATCAACGGCAGCACTTTTGAGAACCCCGAAAACACTCGTGAGTTGATCCCCATGAAGAGCATGCTGTTCTGGAATCGCGCCAACAAAGGGTACTTCAACGTTGCCCAAGTGGCCGGAGAAAGCCTGAACCGAAAAATCGTCGGTCGTGGCGCAGCCTTTGCCGATTATGACGACGACGGCGACGTGGATGTTTACGTGGTGGTACACGGCGGCGTGGGAATGCTCTTGCGCAACGACGGCGGCAACGACAATCATTGGCTGAAAGTGCAAACGATCGGTCGCGCCCCCAACACCCGGGCTATCGGCGCCAAACTGCGCCTGGTGTCCGGCGGTGTCTCACAACTGCGTGAAATCGGCGCCGGTAGTTCCTACATTTCGCAGAACAGCCTCGAAGCGGAGTTCGGACTGGGTACATCCACTCTCATCGATTCGCTGGTTGTCACCTGGCCGTCCGGCCTGACCCAGGTCATGACCAGGCTGGATGCCGACCAGACCGTTGTTGTCACCGAAGGAAGCCATTAG